One genomic region from Nitrososphaerota archaeon encodes:
- a CDS encoding PQQ-binding-like beta-propeller repeat protein, translated as MLSSKYWITNCILLTVLTFSTFAPILAYAAPLATSDKNWLNMNGNTWAWNYSPETQINKDNVKNLEVKWIFPITSIAQAGPKGYVSLQPGDGSSTPPIVRNGKVYITTNYQMIIALDGKTGKQLWKNSYDINLTQAVQRLPLTPATFGGVHNHGFRYWETGNALINRGIACDFYGVDADTGKTSFWVQDLCKDIPGNLYKYNTVYAGAKSGSVGIYEKGHQFIYVLSGAVHSSLSPAGDGRHVTMGIDTTTKNVIWRVFSAPPQDVPTKDWALQECSIGYFQTHPCSDVAAKNRAGLEWDWALPDAAPVKWAGVTANWGQLVVDEDTGIVYTNTGNQGPYSNMSMTPGPRLYGSTIMAIDVNAGKRIWWLQPFPHDPYDYDCNWSGILADVKG; from the coding sequence ATGTTATCGAGCAAATATTGGATAACTAACTGTATATTACTTACCGTACTAACATTCAGCACATTCGCACCTATACTAGCATACGCAGCACCCCTAGCAACTTCTGACAAGAACTGGCTGAACATGAACGGGAACACCTGGGCATGGAACTACAGCCCGGAGACACAGATCAACAAGGATAACGTGAAGAACCTTGAAGTGAAATGGATATTCCCAATAACTAGCATAGCTCAAGCTGGCCCGAAAGGCTATGTATCACTTCAGCCTGGAGACGGTTCAAGCACACCGCCTATCGTCAGAAACGGCAAAGTCTACATCACGACCAATTACCAGATGATTATTGCACTAGACGGTAAAACAGGCAAGCAGCTGTGGAAAAACAGCTACGACATAAACCTCACTCAAGCAGTTCAGCGACTACCCTTAACCCCCGCAACCTTCGGCGGAGTACACAACCACGGCTTCAGATACTGGGAAACCGGAAACGCGCTCATCAACCGCGGCATAGCATGCGACTTCTACGGAGTTGACGCGGACACCGGCAAAACATCATTCTGGGTCCAAGACCTATGCAAAGACATCCCAGGCAACCTATACAAGTACAACACCGTCTACGCAGGCGCCAAATCCGGCAGCGTCGGAATATACGAGAAAGGTCACCAGTTCATCTACGTACTCTCAGGCGCAGTACACTCAAGCCTCTCACCCGCAGGCGATGGAAGACATGTCACAATGGGCATCGACACTACAACAAAGAACGTCATATGGAGAGTCTTCAGCGCCCCACCCCAAGACGTTCCAACCAAGGACTGGGCACTCCAAGAATGCAGCATAGGATACTTCCAGACACACCCATGCAGCGATGTAGCAGCCAAGAACCGAGCCGGGTTAGAATGGGACTGGGCATTACCCGACGCAGCACCAGTCAAGTGGGCTGGCGTAACCGCTAACTGGGGCCAGCTTGTCGTCGACGAAGACACCGGAATAGTCTACACTAATACAGGCAACCAGGGACCATACTCAAACATGTCAATGACACCTGGACCAAGACTCTACGGTTCAACCATAATGGCCATCGACGTGAACGCAGGCAAACGCATATGGTGGCTACAACCCTTCCCACATGATCCCTATGATTATGACTGCAACTGGAGCGGAATACTAGCTGATGTTAAGGGCTAG
- a CDS encoding PQQ-binding-like beta-propeller repeat protein: protein MKNDSYYRATLMSILVILAFSTFTPTLAFAAPLANNDKDWQYVNGNSWAWNYSPQTQINKDNVGNLEVKWIFPLGSKALAPAGMQAIQGFAEGTTTPPVVRDGTVFVNSNWGRMYAVDAATGKQKWTYDYVLNFSDVRKKIPVEMGGIIHDHGFRYWESGDALLSYGLACDFYGVDAKTGKQKFWVKDLCLDVPGNLGIYRPSLANSAVIGTYEKGRQFIVVFPSRIHSNVAQVAPRDSRHVTMGISMDAPYKVMWRVYSSPPQDQPVKDWAIAECSSGYFRDIPCTEALAANRAGLEWDFALPNQPIGWYGGVTANWGQPVVDEDTGLLYTQTGNQGPYSNMTLAPGPRLFGSTIMSIDMNAGKRIWWLQPFPHDPYDYDCNWSGLLTENPTLGKVYVYGCKEGRYFAIDAATGKPKLTVDVRKDQFARGQISSDPYKLLYEPDPRSYYDMREWNWISYPAKKVGEQGKFCTLPCTVYPDFYNGIFATDRAIDPQTQTYYLHEDALTARIDKEHSYFPGDANYAAGNLFTTSRPLPTNSTIVARDLATGKVKWVWFFPYSHQRAAPVVTGGMVFSGFTDGYLRFLDKDSGKMLNEIVVGSPIVVQPTIGKDSQGNSKIFAIVGATRLAGAANFGLGGQSDVPGTLIALGLSQKVATGTTTTVTTTSATTVTSTSATTVTTAAPAQTVTSSVTQTATTGLPAEVTYGAVGVAVIALIAAAVLVMRKK, encoded by the coding sequence ATGAAGAATGATAGTTATTATCGAGCAACACTAATGTCAATACTCGTAATCCTCGCATTCAGCACTTTCACACCAACACTCGCATTCGCAGCACCCCTCGCCAATAACGACAAAGACTGGCAGTACGTTAACGGTAACAGCTGGGCATGGAACTACAGTCCACAGACACAGATCAACAAGGACAACGTCGGCAACCTTGAAGTCAAGTGGATATTCCCTCTTGGAAGCAAAGCGTTAGCGCCGGCAGGCATGCAGGCAATACAAGGGTTTGCTGAGGGCACAACCACCCCACCGGTTGTTAGAGATGGAACAGTCTTCGTCAACAGCAACTGGGGTAGAATGTACGCCGTTGACGCCGCAACAGGCAAACAGAAATGGACCTACGACTATGTGCTCAACTTCAGTGATGTACGCAAGAAAATACCCGTGGAAATGGGCGGCATCATACACGACCACGGCTTCAGATACTGGGAGTCCGGAGATGCACTACTCTCCTACGGTCTAGCCTGTGACTTCTACGGCGTAGATGCAAAGACTGGGAAACAAAAGTTCTGGGTCAAAGACCTCTGCCTAGATGTACCTGGAAACCTTGGCATATACAGACCTAGTCTAGCCAACAGCGCAGTCATAGGCACCTACGAAAAGGGCCGACAGTTCATCGTCGTGTTCCCAAGCAGAATCCACAGCAACGTAGCTCAGGTAGCACCGCGCGACTCGAGACACGTCACAATGGGCATCAGCATGGACGCACCATACAAAGTAATGTGGCGAGTCTACAGCTCTCCACCGCAGGATCAACCCGTCAAAGACTGGGCGATCGCAGAATGTAGCAGCGGTTACTTCCGAGACATACCCTGTACCGAGGCACTAGCGGCTAACCGCGCAGGACTCGAATGGGACTTCGCACTCCCCAATCAGCCAATCGGCTGGTACGGCGGAGTCACAGCAAACTGGGGTCAACCTGTAGTTGACGAAGATACAGGCCTGCTCTACACCCAGACAGGCAACCAAGGACCATACTCCAACATGACACTAGCACCAGGACCAAGACTCTTCGGCAGCACCATAATGTCCATAGACATGAACGCAGGCAAACGCATCTGGTGGCTACAACCATTCCCCCATGACCCGTATGACTATGACTGCAACTGGAGCGGATTGCTCACAGAAAACCCGACGCTTGGCAAGGTCTATGTGTACGGCTGCAAGGAAGGAAGATACTTCGCGATTGATGCAGCTACAGGTAAACCGAAGCTAACTGTCGATGTCCGTAAAGACCAGTTCGCAAGAGGACAGATCTCTAGCGACCCGTATAAACTCCTCTATGAGCCTGATCCAAGAAGCTACTACGACATGAGGGAATGGAACTGGATAAGCTACCCCGCAAAGAAAGTAGGCGAGCAAGGCAAGTTCTGCACCCTACCCTGCACAGTGTACCCGGACTTCTATAATGGCATCTTCGCAACAGACAGAGCGATAGACCCGCAGACACAAACATACTACCTCCACGAAGACGCGTTGACAGCAAGAATTGACAAGGAACACTCTTACTTCCCAGGAGATGCAAACTATGCTGCAGGCAACCTGTTCACCACCTCCAGACCTCTGCCTACCAATAGCACAATCGTCGCCAGAGACCTAGCCACTGGTAAAGTAAAGTGGGTATGGTTCTTCCCCTACAGTCACCAACGCGCAGCCCCAGTGGTCACCGGAGGCATGGTGTTCAGTGGCTTCACAGACGGATACCTACGCTTCCTAGACAAGGACTCAGGCAAAATGCTAAACGAGATCGTCGTCGGATCGCCTATCGTAGTCCAACCAACAATCGGCAAAGACTCTCAAGGCAACTCAAAGATATTCGCCATCGTCGGCGCAACCCGCCTCGCCGGGGCAGCTAACTTCGGACTAGGTGGACAAAGTGATGTACCCGGAACACTAATAGCTCTCGGACTATCCCAGAAAGTCGCAACCGGAACGACAACAACTGTTACTACCACTTCCGCCACAACTGTTACTAGCACATCAGCTACAACAGTAACCACAGCTGCACCAGCTCAAACTGTGACTTCATCGGTCACACAAACCGCGACCACAGGTCTACCAGCAGAAGTCACCTACGGGGCAGTCGGAGTAGCAGTAATAGCTCTGATTGCAGCAGCAGTACTAGTAATGCGTAAGAAGTAA
- a CDS encoding hemerythrin domain-containing protein: MDASDIDIVRMFRAELAQLQVKLLDMGDAVEQERLRDAINTLEDASVILNSHLKFEEALFPKLKPYLGSYMDQATEEHDEAKKAVKRLKDIISDENQTQETRVEAVWWNLRWLIDHTTNCDCLALMMEKLSGDELHQLRQKFKEAKQANPPLLKKSARAKQSNLT, translated from the coding sequence ATGGATGCTTCAGACATCGATATTGTAAGGATGTTTCGAGCGGAGCTTGCTCAGCTACAAGTCAAGCTTCTCGATATGGGTGACGCTGTTGAGCAGGAACGACTAAGAGACGCTATTAATACTCTCGAAGACGCTAGCGTAATACTGAACTCGCACCTTAAATTCGAAGAGGCGTTGTTTCCCAAACTCAAACCCTACTTGGGCAGCTACATGGATCAAGCCACAGAGGAGCATGACGAAGCTAAGAAAGCAGTCAAACGTCTAAAAGACATCATATCCGATGAAAACCAGACACAAGAAACCAGAGTAGAAGCCGTATGGTGGAACCTAAGATGGCTCATCGACCACACAACAAACTGCGACTGCCTCGCACTAATGATGGAAAAACTCAGCGGAGACGAGTTACACCAACTCAGACAAAAATTCAAAGAAGCCAAGCAGGCCAACCCACCACTACTAAAGAAATCAGCCCGCGCAAAACAATCAAACCTAACCTAG
- a CDS encoding PQQ-binding-like beta-propeller repeat protein, with protein MMSIRSHKSMILTVLAILAFSTFLPALAFAAPTGDNGKDWMNTNGNSWAQNYSPQTQINKNNINNLEVKWLFPLASKGLAPKGIQAAGIGEGTTTPPIVRDGRVYVITSFMKTYAIDAKTGKQVWTHDYDIDIEAAKQRLPLMIAGSVHKHGFQYWEGGDAIINHGLACDFYALDAKTGKEKLRVEDLCKDVPGSLYKYLARRPGAEPSIGIYEKGHQFIYVLAGYMHSSLTAPDARHVTMGIDMDSKNIKWRVFSAPPQDVPTRDWALQECDIGYFRDIPCKDVAAKNLKGLEWDWAQPGEKPSMWGGVTANWGQAIVDEDTGIMYTNTGNQGPYSNMSMTPGPRLYGSTIMAIDLNKGKRVWWLQPFPHDPYDYDCNWSGILAEVKGVGKVYAKGCKEGILYVVNAATGKPLYKVDVRDDQLARRQISTLSNKAYAPDPMSYHDLREWNWISYPATKPGEKGEHCTLPCSIYPAFMNGIFQTDMSYDPETQTLILYEGALQVNILSEHPYAQGAELFRTSMYPTANTTIVARDLATGKVKWTWFYQLSNQRAAMVVSGGTVFTGFTDGQMRFLDKDTGKELGKLSLGSPVLVQPTIGQDTDGNSKIFAVVGSTSLASGPQYGNPGPTIPGTLVAIGLSDKAAQIVTSTSTTTATTTAISSTTATTTVTSSAPAQTITTSITQTQTETSGLPSEVTYAAVGIAVIAIAGAAFLAMRKK; from the coding sequence ATGATGTCTATAAGATCACATAAATCTATGATATTGACTGTTCTAGCGATACTCGCATTCAGCACATTCCTACCCGCACTCGCATTCGCAGCACCAACAGGCGATAACGGCAAAGACTGGATGAACACGAATGGAAACTCCTGGGCACAGAACTACAGCCCACAAACACAGATCAACAAGAACAACATCAACAACCTAGAGGTGAAATGGCTCTTCCCGCTCGCATCCAAGGGCTTAGCTCCAAAAGGAATCCAAGCGGCCGGCATCGGCGAAGGAACCACTACACCACCAATTGTAAGAGACGGAAGAGTTTACGTGATCACCAGCTTCATGAAGACCTACGCAATCGATGCAAAAACAGGTAAACAGGTCTGGACACACGACTACGACATTGACATCGAAGCAGCAAAGCAGAGATTACCTCTAATGATAGCTGGATCAGTTCACAAACACGGCTTCCAGTACTGGGAGGGCGGAGACGCCATCATTAACCACGGACTAGCCTGCGACTTCTATGCACTTGACGCCAAAACCGGCAAGGAGAAGCTCCGCGTCGAAGACCTATGCAAAGACGTGCCTGGATCACTCTACAAGTATCTAGCGCGTCGACCCGGCGCAGAGCCCAGTATCGGGATCTACGAGAAGGGTCACCAATTCATCTATGTCTTAGCAGGCTACATGCATAGCAGCCTTACCGCACCAGACGCACGGCACGTCACCATGGGAATCGACATGGACAGCAAGAACATCAAATGGAGAGTCTTCAGTGCTCCACCGCAAGATGTTCCAACTAGAGACTGGGCCCTACAGGAATGTGACATAGGCTACTTCCGCGACATTCCATGCAAAGACGTAGCGGCCAAGAACCTGAAAGGGCTCGAATGGGACTGGGCTCAACCAGGTGAAAAACCAAGCATGTGGGGTGGAGTAACTGCTAACTGGGGCCAAGCAATAGTTGACGAAGACACAGGCATCATGTACACCAACACAGGTAACCAAGGACCATACTCAAACATGTCAATGACACCCGGACCTCGTCTCTACGGAAGCACAATCATGGCAATCGACCTAAACAAAGGTAAGAGAGTTTGGTGGCTACAACCCTTCCCGCACGATCCATACGACTATGACTGCAACTGGAGCGGAATACTAGCTGAAGTCAAGGGTGTTGGCAAAGTCTACGCCAAAGGCTGCAAGGAGGGTATCCTCTACGTGGTTAACGCAGCTACGGGTAAGCCATTGTACAAGGTGGATGTGAGAGATGATCAACTAGCAAGAAGGCAGATATCTACGCTAAGCAACAAGGCGTACGCACCTGATCCGATGAGCTACCACGATCTTAGGGAGTGGAACTGGATTAGCTACCCAGCCACAAAGCCAGGTGAGAAAGGGGAACACTGCACTCTACCATGCTCAATCTATCCAGCCTTCATGAACGGCATCTTCCAAACCGACATGTCCTATGACCCTGAAACCCAAACATTGATACTCTACGAAGGCGCACTGCAAGTAAACATCCTATCTGAACACCCATATGCCCAAGGCGCAGAGCTCTTCAGAACCAGCATGTATCCAACTGCGAACACCACAATCGTAGCTAGAGATCTAGCCACTGGCAAAGTGAAGTGGACTTGGTTCTACCAATTGAGCAACCAGAGAGCGGCCATGGTAGTATCAGGAGGTACAGTATTCACCGGATTCACTGATGGACAAATGCGCTTCCTAGACAAGGACACAGGCAAGGAACTAGGCAAGCTAAGCCTCGGATCACCAGTCCTCGTTCAACCAACTATAGGTCAAGATACAGATGGTAACTCAAAGATATTCGCGGTTGTCGGATCCACATCACTCGCCTCAGGACCGCAGTACGGCAATCCAGGACCAACGATCCCAGGAACACTAGTCGCCATCGGCCTGAGTGACAAGGCAGCCCAAATCGTCACCAGTACATCTACAACTACCGCAACCACTACTGCAATCTCTAGCACCACAGCAACTACAACAGTCACATCAAGTGCACCGGCACAAACTATAACCACATCAATCACCCAAACTCAAACCGAGACCTCAGGTCTACCATCAGAAGTAACCTATGCAGCAGTCGGCATAGCTGTAATAGCTATCGCAGGCGCAGCATTCTTAGCAATGCGGAAGAAGTAG
- the pcn gene encoding proliferating cell nuclear antigen (pcna): MVFLAKTSSPNEWKTVVNAISTLVEEASFEAAAEGLSFRAMDPSHVALVDLDWPNSAFDKYDCDKQFKFTVRVEDLSKLIRRADAGDSIEISSAENDTLLVKMVDGYAREFQIHLIESTYGATPLPKLSFNSKIVLTEQTFEKMLSDISVVSDHITIDASAERILFSGKSDAGTGSATLTKGSQDLLELKVKEDSKSIYSIDYLLNITRAAGKASDILTFEYSSKMPLRLTFNLSEKGGKIQFYLAPRIEEK; encoded by the coding sequence TTGGTCTTTTTAGCCAAGACTTCTTCCCCTAATGAATGGAAAACTGTTGTAAACGCTATTTCAACACTAGTGGAGGAGGCTAGTTTCGAAGCTGCTGCAGAGGGCTTATCTTTCCGAGCTATGGATCCTTCACACGTCGCTCTAGTGGATCTCGACTGGCCCAACTCAGCCTTTGACAAATACGACTGCGACAAACAGTTCAAATTCACAGTCAGAGTCGAAGATCTATCTAAACTCATCCGTCGAGCCGACGCTGGAGACAGCATCGAAATCTCCTCGGCTGAAAACGACACCCTGCTAGTCAAAATGGTAGACGGCTACGCGAGAGAATTCCAAATCCACCTAATCGAAAGCACCTACGGCGCAACCCCGTTGCCCAAACTGAGCTTCAACTCAAAAATCGTCTTGACCGAGCAGACCTTCGAAAAAATGCTCAGCGACATCTCAGTAGTCTCAGACCACATCACAATAGACGCATCCGCAGAAAGAATCCTCTTCTCAGGCAAAAGCGACGCCGGAACAGGCTCAGCAACACTCACAAAAGGAAGCCAAGACCTACTCGAACTCAAAGTAAAAGAAGACAGCAAATCAATCTACAGCATCGACTACCTGCTAAACATCACACGCGCCGCCGGAAAAGCCTCCGACATCCTAACCTTCGAATACTCCAGCAAAATGCCCCTCCGACTAACCTTCAACCTAAGCGAAAAAGGCGGCAAAATCCAGTTCTACCTAGCCCCGCGCATCGAAGAAAAATAG
- a CDS encoding PQQ-binding-like beta-propeller repeat protein — MKNSSKHQPTLLSMLVILAFSTFMPALAFAAPTGDNGKDWMNTNGNSWAWNYSPQTQINKNNVQNLEVKWVFPLASKALAPAGIQAAGIGEGTTTPPIVRNGIVYVITSFMKAYAIDAKTGKQIWTNDYSIDIEAAKQRLPLMIAGSVHKHGFQYWESGDAIINHGLACDFYGLDAKTGKEKFHVNDLCKDVPGSLYKYLARRPGAEPSIGIYEKGHQFIYVLAGYMHSTLSAPDARHVTMGIDMDSKQIKWRVFSSPPQDQLSKDWALQECDIGYFRTTSCKDVAAVNQKGLEWDFALPNEKPSMWGGVTANWGQAVIDEDTGIMYTQTGNQGPYSNMTLVPGPRLYGSTIMAIDLNQGKRVWWLQPFPHDPYDYDCNWSGMLINSKALGKVYVKGCKEGIFYVIDAKTGQPKYSVDVIKDQVARGQVSAAAAKSPPDGIRAYMPDPKSYHDMREWNWISYPATKPGEKGEHFTLPASIYPHFQNGIFQTDMSYDPETETMIYYEGALQVDVLSERPYIQGADLFVVKGYPKANTTIVARDITTGKVKWTWFYQLSNQRAAMVVSGGTVFSGFTDGTMKFFNKDTGADLAKINVGAPVLVEPTIGTDSDGNSKIFAVVGSTSISVGPQYGDPGPQIPGTLIALGLRETPVAEVKVTTVTTSTTITTTQAVTTTQSITGTSGLPAEITYAAVAVAIIVSIAAAVLAMQKK; from the coding sequence ATGAAGAATAGTAGTAAGCATCAACCGACACTACTGTCTATGCTCGTAATTCTGGCATTCAGCACATTCATGCCAGCACTAGCCTTCGCAGCACCTACGGGAGACAACGGCAAAGACTGGATGAACACCAACGGCAACAGCTGGGCATGGAATTATAGTCCACAAACCCAGATCAACAAGAACAACGTGCAGAACCTTGAAGTGAAATGGGTGTTCCCACTCGCATCCAAGGCTCTGGCGCCAGCAGGAATCCAAGCGGCCGGGATCGGTGAAGGAACAACAACGCCCCCTATCGTCAGAAACGGAATAGTCTACGTCATTACCAGCTTCATGAAGGCATACGCCATCGACGCAAAGACCGGCAAGCAGATCTGGACCAATGATTACAGCATCGACATAGAAGCAGCGAAGCAGAGGCTACCGTTAATGATCGCCGGATCCGTTCACAAGCACGGCTTCCAGTACTGGGAAAGCGGCGACGCGATAATCAACCACGGCTTAGCCTGTGACTTCTACGGCCTTGACGCCAAGACTGGCAAAGAGAAATTCCACGTCAACGATCTCTGCAAAGACGTACCTGGATCGCTCTACAAGTATCTGGCACGTCGGCCCGGCGCAGAGCCTAGCATAGGAATCTATGAGAAAGGCCACCAATTCATCTACGTCCTAGCTGGTTACATGCACAGCACACTTTCAGCCCCAGATGCACGCCACGTCACAATGGGCATTGACATGGACAGCAAACAGATTAAATGGAGAGTCTTCAGTTCACCACCACAAGATCAACTCAGCAAAGACTGGGCACTACAGGAGTGCGACATCGGATACTTCAGAACCACCTCCTGCAAAGATGTAGCAGCAGTAAACCAGAAAGGCTTAGAGTGGGACTTCGCGCTACCCAACGAAAAACCAAGCATGTGGGGTGGAGTGACAGCCAACTGGGGACAGGCAGTAATTGATGAAGACACAGGAATAATGTATACTCAGACTGGCAATCAAGGACCGTATTCAAACATGACACTAGTACCAGGACCACGCCTCTACGGAAGCACCATAATGGCCATCGACCTGAACCAAGGCAAACGTGTCTGGTGGCTACAGCCATTCCCACACGATCCATATGACTACGACTGCAACTGGAGTGGAATGTTGATCAACAGCAAAGCTCTGGGCAAAGTCTACGTCAAGGGCTGCAAGGAAGGCATCTTCTACGTGATAGATGCAAAGACAGGTCAACCAAAGTACAGCGTAGATGTGATTAAAGACCAAGTTGCAAGAGGACAAGTAAGCGCAGCTGCAGCTAAATCTCCGCCTGACGGCATCCGAGCATACATGCCTGATCCAAAGAGCTACCATGACATGAGGGAGTGGAACTGGATCAGCTATCCAGCCACTAAGCCAGGTGAGAAAGGAGAGCACTTCACGCTACCTGCATCGATATATCCACACTTCCAGAACGGCATTTTCCAGACAGACATGTCCTACGATCCTGAAACAGAAACAATGATCTACTACGAAGGCGCACTCCAAGTAGACGTATTATCTGAACGCCCCTACATACAAGGCGCAGATCTCTTCGTAGTCAAGGGATATCCGAAAGCCAATACTACCATAGTAGCGAGGGACATAACCACCGGCAAGGTGAAGTGGACTTGGTTCTATCAACTCAGCAACCAGAGAGCAGCCATGGTCGTATCTGGCGGCACAGTCTTCTCCGGGTTTACTGACGGCACGATGAAGTTCTTCAACAAAGACACAGGTGCAGATCTTGCTAAGATAAACGTCGGAGCACCAGTTCTCGTCGAACCAACAATCGGTACAGACTCAGATGGCAACTCAAAGATATTCGCAGTAGTCGGATCTACATCGATTTCAGTAGGACCACAGTACGGAGACCCCGGGCCACAAATACCCGGAACACTCATCGCCCTCGGACTGAGAGAGACACCAGTAGCTGAAGTCAAGGTCACAACAGTCACAACCAGCACGACAATCACCACTACTCAAGCAGTTACAACCACCCAGTCGATCACAGGAACAAGCGGATTACCAGCAGAAATAACCTACGCGGCAGTTGCAGTAGCAATAATCGTCAGCATCGCCGCAGCAGTATTAGCAATGCAGAAGAAATAA
- a CDS encoding transcription factor S: MKFCPKCGTRLRVKQVKTDENVLLTLQCDKCGFNSPVEAPVTKPEAEPPEDQIKVVGDEVDVKPLPTTQVECPKCGNKEAFWWMLQTRGGDEPTTQFYRCTKCSHTWREYS, from the coding sequence GTGAAGTTCTGCCCAAAGTGCGGCACCCGTCTACGGGTCAAGCAGGTAAAGACCGACGAAAACGTACTGTTAACGCTTCAATGCGATAAATGCGGTTTCAACTCACCTGTAGAGGCGCCGGTTACAAAACCTGAAGCTGAGCCGCCTGAAGATCAGATTAAAGTGGTAGGTGACGAAGTGGATGTGAAACCGCTGCCAACCACACAGGTCGAATGCCCGAAATGCGGAAACAAAGAAGCCTTCTGGTGGATGCTTCAAACCAGAGGCGGAGACGAACCCACCACCCAGTTCTACCGCTGCACCAAATGCTCACACACTTGGAGAGAATACTCCTAG